The sequence GTGCAGTGATCGATGAACAAGCACTTACCAGTAAAGAAGCGATCAAAGAGGTAGCTAAACTAAGAGGTATAAAAAAACAAGACGTTTATGCTGCTTATCATGAGCTTTAAAGCAGAAGCGTGGAGTGAGACAAAAATCGGCATTTTTTCAATGATTTGCTGTTTTTGTTGGTCAGCCTGCTCCTATTTGGGCAAGTCTCTCATCTAAATCAGAGGGCTTGTCTATTTTTGTGTCTACATGAGACGAATGGCTGCTAAAAGGAGATAAGTTTGTCCCAAAAGTGGTGACCCTCATATGATTCATTTTTTACTTCAAAATGGGCTTTTTTGTCCTATCTGATAAAAAAGACTTGCTCAAAAAAGAAATGTTCCGTATACTTATCGACAATACCATAAAATAATGAATGACAGAGATCATTCGTTTTAGGAGGAAAATAAAATATGAAACAACAAACGGCAACTGGTAATCCAACCATGTCAGGCTACCAAAAGAAAGTATTGGCTTCATCAGCAGTAGGATACGGATTAGAAAATATGGACATTATGTTCCTATCTTTCTCGTTATCTTCTATTATTGCAGATTTGCAGCTCAATAGTGCGGCAGCAGGACTCATCTCTACGGTGACAAACATAGGGATGCTACTAGGGGGCGTTTTTTTTGGTGTGCTGGCCGATAAACATGGCCGAATCAAAATGTTCAGCTATACGGTTTATATTTTTGCTTTCGCCACAGCGGCTATGTATTTTGCAAACAACATCTACTTAATTTACTTCTGCCGCTTTTTAGCAGGTGTGGGAGCGGGCGGCGAATACGGTATCGGTATGGCTTTGGTTGCTGAAGTGTTCTCCAGAAAGAAAATGGGTGCAATGACGTCGATCGTTACGATTTCCGGTCAGTTCGGTTCCATTTTAGCAGCAGTCTTAGCGGCGCTGATTATTCCCACACTAGGCTGGAATACGTTATTCTTATTCGGTTTACTGCCTGTGATTATGGCTGTCTTGGTGCGCAAACACTTGGATGAAACCGATGAATGGAAACAAGCACAAAAAGAAACGGACGGTCCTTCGACATCAATCAAAGAACTGTTTAAAACGCCTAAATTAACGCGCTTGACGATTTCTTTGATGCTCATGGCTACGGTTCAAATTGCCGGCTACTTTGGTTTAATGAACTGGCTGCCATCGATTTTACAAGAAAGTTTAGGCTTGTCTGTTTCAGGTTCATCGATTTGGATGATTTCAACGATTATCGGCATGAGCATCGGAATGCTGCTGTTTGGCCGTATTCTAGATAAACTTGGAGCTCGCACAGCGTACGCGCTGTTCTTGCTCGCTTCAGCAGCGTCAGTCTTCTTATTTGTCACAGCGACAAGTGAATGGACATTGCTGATAGGAGGAGCGGTCGTCGGCTTTTTTGCAAATGGGATGTTTGCAGGATATGGAGCAATCGTCGGCAGACTTTATCCGACGCATATTCGCTCAACAGCTAATAATGTGATTTTAAATGTTGGGCGTGCAGTCGGCGGATTTTCATCCGTTGCAATTGGTCTTATTCTGGACCACTACAATCTGTTTGCGGTTATGCTGTTCTTATCGGCATTATACTTATTCAGTTTTGTGATCATGATGAGCATCAAAGGCTTGAAAAAAGACAACTACCAAAACCCAGATTACATTGTCGAATAATTAGCAACAACGAAAAAAATCTCAGAAGCGAAGTGCCTTGTTCGGCACCTTCTTCTGGGATTTTTTGTTTTAGTGACACATAAAATTTATTCTTCTATTGAAGAAGATGCCTGTTCTTTTGCCAATAAGTCGCGGATTTCTTTTAAATATTCTTCAGCAGCCGGTATTTCCACTTCTTCGCCAATTTCGCCTGTTTCTTTTTTGAATTTGGCAGCAGCGCTGTTGATCAGTTTAATAAACATAAAGACTACAAATGCGATAAGTAAGAAATTAATAACTGCTTGTAAAAAAGCGCCGTATGCTAAAGTAGTGGTGCCAATTTCTAACGACAAACTAGAAACGTCAGTACCGCCGGCTATTATACCGACCAAAGGCATGATGATGTCTTCAACCAGTGAAGTTACGATGGCTGTAAATGCAGCACCAATAACGACCCCAACGGCTAAGTCGAGCACATTGCCTTTGAAGGCAAATTCTTTAAATTCTTCTATAAAATTTTTCATTTGGTTTGCTCCTTTCTTTTCAACTGTTCCAAGTATAATAAAAAAGAGAATCAATTAAAAGGAATACCCTGTAATAGAGCTTTCATTTGAACAAATCGATTGAATAAGCAACGCATATATACATGTAGGTATTGTGCAATCAGAAAGAATCTCATAAATTTAATCGTAAATGTATGGGTAGGAAAGTAAAGTAAGGTATAATGGGGATGAAATAAAAAAGGAATAGTTAAAGGAGGAACAGAAATATGATAAAAAAATCTAAAATTTTTATGATGGCATTTGCCAGTATCGTTCTCTTAGGTGCTTGTGGGACTGAGAACAATGGAACGACAGAATCATCAGCTAGTTCCGAAGTTGTTTCTGTATCAGAAGACTCATCAAGTCAAGAAGTTACAGCAGAAGCAACGTATCAAAAAATGTATGATGACAGCTTAGCGCAATTCGAGGCTGGAAAGCTAGACGAAGCAGCAGGCAGTATCGATACATTATTGCAAAACGATTTAACAGAGTACAGCGAATTAGAAGCAAAAGCAACAGAATTAAAAACAAAAATCAATTCCGCACAAGCAGAAAAAGTCAAAGCCGACGAGTCAGCGGCATTGATCGAACAATCTGCTTACAAAACCGAACGGACTTCTGATTTAGCAGCAACAGAATTCAAAGAAGCAACAGGACATGATATCAAAACAGTATCCGATGATGAAATCCAAGCATGGTTAACTGAGAAAGAAGCAGCGGCAGAACAATCTAGTTCGACAGCAGCATCTTCTGAAGCTGCAACATCTAGCAGTGCTGCATCAAGCACGAGTGAAGCACCCGTGATGACAGCAGAAGAAGAACGGACAGAGGTCTTGAACAAAGTTGTTTCAATGACCGGGATTTCTGCTGAAGGCAACCAATTTTATGTATCGAAAATCGATGAAGGTACATACCAAATCGAAATCCGACATGCTCATGAAGTAGACGGCGTAGAGATTTCCAACATGGTAGGAATGTTCCAATACAACCTTTCAGATGAAACATTATTGAAAATGGATCCTTTGAATGGCGAGTATGTTCCTTATACAAACTAATAGAATCAATACGAACAAACCTCTTATTCCTTGATTGGATAGGAGGTTTTTATGTTCTCGCATTTTTATGAAATAGCAGAATGAATGCTAGAAA is a genomic window of Carnobacterium sp. CP1 containing:
- a CDS encoding MFS transporter → MKQQTATGNPTMSGYQKKVLASSAVGYGLENMDIMFLSFSLSSIIADLQLNSAAAGLISTVTNIGMLLGGVFFGVLADKHGRIKMFSYTVYIFAFATAAMYFANNIYLIYFCRFLAGVGAGGEYGIGMALVAEVFSRKKMGAMTSIVTISGQFGSILAAVLAALIIPTLGWNTLFLFGLLPVIMAVLVRKHLDETDEWKQAQKETDGPSTSIKELFKTPKLTRLTISLMLMATVQIAGYFGLMNWLPSILQESLGLSVSGSSIWMISTIIGMSIGMLLFGRILDKLGARTAYALFLLASAASVFLFVTATSEWTLLIGGAVVGFFANGMFAGYGAIVGRLYPTHIRSTANNVILNVGRAVGGFSSVAIGLILDHYNLFAVMLFLSALYLFSFVIMMSIKGLKKDNYQNPDYIVE
- the mscL gene encoding large conductance mechanosensitive channel protein MscL produces the protein MKNFIEEFKEFAFKGNVLDLAVGVVIGAAFTAIVTSLVEDIIMPLVGIIAGGTDVSSLSLEIGTTTLAYGAFLQAVINFLLIAFVVFMFIKLINSAAAKFKKETGEIGEEVEIPAAEEYLKEIRDLLAKEQASSSIEE